A part of Salvelinus sp. IW2-2015 unplaced genomic scaffold, ASM291031v2 Un_scaffold1055, whole genome shotgun sequence genomic DNA contains:
- the dag1 gene encoding dystroglycan 1: MCNKQRGECRPAEEAGAAMPGLGRRTSVVLLLALLVAMVQGQVEVMGDMLLDGPGELEASMHSSILSDFQEVEAAVAAAVYQAEVGAGGVSGFPDSSAVVGRVFQMKVPLKTDYTIQHLKGITESGKETLPVWLHWDWKSNILQGXPLEEDKGVHYIAVSTSNGSQDIFSIEVHPEEHADPIQLAIQSASNNEVKPFVCGTEEPVTVLTVILDADLTKMSSRQRVELLSKMKKFSGVALQHMKILPVVNNRLFDMTAFMAGPGNAKKVVENGALLSWKLGCSLDQSNVPNISSVQAPAKEGTMSAQLGYPVVGWHIANKKPHIPKRVRRQLNNTPTPVLVVLPPTSVVEPPIRIVPTLSSPAIAAPTDSSAPPMRGPVPLPMKPTIRVRDSYAHTPTQGAPLPTRVMESTSTISIQPTMTRHTVVEATPTLPPPTTVATRKPTKKPKRPKTTPMPREPKTTTVKPVRXTTPSSIVPDPXNEKPDLRNPIDQVNAFVGTYFEVKIPSDTFFDKEDGTTDKLRLTLRMNHNEVVGDDSWIQFNSTSQLLYGLPDSHHVGKHEYFMQATDKGGLNAIEAFEVRVNRWASNDKSPVLFQARLHGEPRLVTNDIHKKILLIKKLAYSFGDRNSSTVTLRNITKGSIVVEWTNNSLQQNPCPKEQIQTMSRRISDAQGRPSQTFISAMEPDFIPISIKVKGTGACRNYMFVPPGEITIPIPPAVTPALGTGRQSTDDVYLHTVIPAVVVAAILLIAGIIAMICYRKKRKGKLTIEDQATFIKKGVPIIFADELDDSKPPPSSSMPLILQEEKPPLPPPEYPNMASPETTPLNQDLLGEYTALRDEDPNAPPYQPPPPFTAPMEGKGSRPKNMTPYRSPPPYVPP, from the exons ATGTGCAATAAACAGAGAGGAGAATGTCGACCGGCGGAGGAGGCTGGAGCGGCGATGCCTGGTCTGGGGAGGAGAACCAGTGTGGTACTACTACTGGCTCTCCTGGTAGCCATGGTCCAGGGACAGGTTGAGGTAATGGGGGACATGCTGCTGGATGGACCCGGGGAGCTGGAGGCCTCCATGCACTCGTCCATACTGTCAGACTTCCAGGAGGTGGAGGCAGCGGTGGCGGCTGCAGTCTATCAGGCTGAAGTAGGAGCAGGAGGAGTGTCAGGATTCCCCGACTCGTCtgctgtggtgggccgggtgttCCAGATGAAGGTCCCGTTGAAGACTGACTACACCATCCAACACTTaaagggt ataACTGAGTCGGGCAAGGAGACGCTTCCAGTATGGCTGCACTGGGACTGGAAGAGCAACATCCTACAGGGTRTACCACTGGAGGAGGACAAGGGTGTCCACTACATCGCCGTCTCCACATCCAACGGCAGCCAGGACATCTTCTCCATCGAGGTGCACCCAGAGGAACACGCCGACCCGATCCAGCTAGCCATTCAGTCAGCATCCAACAATGAGGTCAAGCCGTTTGTCTGCGGCACAGAGGAACCGGTGACGGTGCTCACGGTGATTCTGGACGCCGACCTCACCAAGATGAGCTCCAGGCAGAGGGTGGAGCTGCTGAGTAAGATGAAGAAGTTCTCTGGCGTGGCGCTCCAGCACATGAAGATACTTCCCGTGGTCAACAACAGATTGTTCGACATGACCGCCTTCATGGCCGGACCGGGAAATGCCAAAAAGGTGGTGGAGAACGGAGCCCTGTTATCCTGGAAGCTGGGRTGTTCCCTYGACCAGAGCAATGTCCCCAACATCAGCAGCGTCCAGGCACCGGCGAAAGAAGGCACTATGTCTGCTCAGCTGGGATACCCTGTGGTCGGTTGGCACATCGCCAACAAGAAGCCTCATATCCCCAAACGGGTGAGGCGCCAGCTCAACAATACCCCTACCCCTGTTCTTGTTGTGCTTCCCCCAACGTCTGTTGTCGAGCCCCCTATTCGCATTGTACCCACACTGTCGTCACCTGCCATTGCTGCCCCCACAGACAGCTCTGCCCCACCCATGAGAGGYCCTGTGCCCTTGCCCATGAAGCCCACCATCCGTGTCAGAGACTCWTATGCCCACACTCCCACTCAGGGTGCACCCCTGCCAACCAGAGTGATGGAGTCCACTAGTACCATCTCCATTCAACCCACCATGACCAGGCATACTGTTGTGGAAGCCACACCGACACTCCCTCCACCCACCACAGTTGCCACCAGAAAGCCAACCAAGAAACCAAAGAGACCGAAGACCACTCCGATGCCAAGGGAGCCCAAGACCACCACAGTCAAACCAGTCAGGCYCACCACCCCTTCGTCCATCGTGCCTGACCCAAYAAATGAGAAACCAGATCTCCGCAACCCCATCGATCAGGTCAATGCCTTCGTGGGCACATACTTTGAAGTGAAGATTCCATCCGATACATTCTTTGACAAGGAGGACGGTACAACAGACAAACTAAGGTTGACCTTGAGGATGAACCACAATGAAGTTGTCGGGGATGACTCCTGGATACAGTTTAATAGCACAAGCCAGCTGCTGTACggtcttccagactcacatcacgTTGGGAAGCACGAGTACTTCATGCAGGCCACCGATAAGGGTGGTCTGAACGCGATCGARGCCTTCGAGGTCCGTGTGAACCGCTGGGCATCCAACGATAAGTCCCCGGTCCTGTTCCAGGCCCGCTTACACGGAGAACCTCGCCTGGTGACCAATGACATCCACAAGAAGATTCTGCTCATCAAGAAGCTGGCGTACTCGTTCGGTGACCGCAACAGCAGCACGGTCACCCTGAGGAACATCACCAAGGGATCCATCGTGGTGGAGTGGACCAACAACAGCCTCCAGCAGAACCCCTGTCCCAAGGAGCAGATTCAGACCATGTCCAGGAGGATCTCTGACGCCCAGGGAAGGCCCTCCCAGACCTTCATCTCCGCCATGGAACCGGACTTCATACCCATCAGCATCAAGGTCAAAGGAACGGGTGCCTGCCGGAACTACATGTTTGTCCCGCCTGGTGAAATCACTATCCCTATCCCCCCGGCTGTCACGCCGGCGCTGGGCACCGGACGCCAGAGCACAGACGACGTCTACCTCCACACGGTGATTCCGGCCGTGGTGGTGGCGGCCATCTTGCTGATCGCTGGCATCATCGCCATGATCTGCTACCGCAAGAAGCGCAAGGGCAAGCTGACCATCGAGGACCAGGCTACCTTCATCAAGAAGGGGGTGCCCATCATCTTCGCAGACGAGCTTGACGACTCCAAGCCGCCTCCGTCCTCCTCCATGCCCCTCATCCTGCAGGAGGAGAAACCCCCTCTTCCCCCACCGGAGTACCCCAACATGGCCAGTCCAGAGACCACCCCCCTGAACCAGGACCTTCTGGGTGAGTACACGGCTCTGAGGGACGAGGACCCCAACGCGCCCCCCTACCAGCCCCCYCCCCCCTTCACCGCACCCATGGAAGGTAAAGGATCTCGTCCAAAGAACATGACCCCTTACAGATCCCCACCACCTTACGTGCCACCCTAA